The Streptomyces sp. NBC_01275 genome has a segment encoding these proteins:
- the lanKC gene encoding class III lanthionine synthetase LanKC, whose amino-acid sequence MGLTGFELHAMAHPLFFDVPGRLKDDATKWPPPEIGSGRRRESEADIWTRVDFGRPLPEQGWKIHVSTTGEDAQRVLGVVAAVCARRQVAFKYLRSAAMLKSLNSKYAHRGSSGKFLAVYPSNEDELRILLEELDTALAGFRGPYVLSDLRWSDESPVFLRYGAFAEIMLEGTDGAPITAVRTPDGTLVEDRRGASFQVPDGVVMPAFLRERLDQLSALSRVEMPYEDIRPLHYSNGGGVYVGKDPRTGEQVVLKEARPYAAVDSRGLDAVARLRHEHTMLLKAQETDHSPRVHDYLTLWEHHFLVQEYVEGQTLGTAVLSRYPGHGLGQGERMDVSTYTQWATESVSAVEGALSALHDAGIVFGDVHPQNIIVRPDGRYIFIDFEAAHPVGTPRTGLAGAAGFAAPAGTEGVAIDDHGLAAVKLYHFAPFLALSPLDVRKSDEFATWAQERFPLPAGFTRSAASTLRQGKPEADSDGPDLRTASPAEHAELVARAVRSSATPTRADRLFPGPPTGLGNMGGVCLREGAAGVLYALHATGQPLEEEWIDWLSTTMRTLKGSTVHGLFAGVHGAATVLDLLGRREQAARLVERTLSGKAPTTLSLYSGLPGVGLSLLGFQARTGDSAYLTAAGEYGDRVVAALEREDEQGLGLAAGRAAAALFLVRLYERIGDKAYLHSAGKALDAEIARIGLDPESEAAKELSPTLGTGVAGTALALNAWLAHQHDVVKAAALSRCRRAVRDGFQLAPGLLSGAAGQLYTLSVLGHQDDRPAVEDLARNIWRFSVPFGNGAAFPYENLFRLSMCLGAGSTGVLLALESARRHVDLLAPLLGGPSTGIAPQ is encoded by the coding sequence GTGGGCCTCACCGGTTTCGAGTTGCACGCCATGGCTCATCCTCTGTTCTTCGACGTGCCCGGCCGCCTCAAGGACGACGCCACCAAATGGCCCCCTCCCGAGATCGGATCGGGGCGGCGCCGGGAATCCGAGGCAGATATATGGACCCGGGTCGACTTCGGTAGACCGCTCCCTGAGCAAGGCTGGAAAATCCACGTTTCCACCACCGGGGAAGACGCTCAGCGGGTGCTGGGCGTTGTCGCGGCGGTGTGTGCCCGTCGGCAGGTCGCGTTCAAGTACCTTCGCAGTGCGGCCATGCTGAAATCGCTCAATTCCAAGTACGCCCACCGCGGCTCGTCGGGTAAGTTCCTCGCCGTCTATCCATCGAACGAGGACGAGCTGCGCATCCTCCTGGAGGAACTTGACACCGCGCTGGCCGGCTTCAGGGGCCCTTACGTACTGAGCGATCTGCGGTGGAGCGACGAGAGCCCCGTCTTCCTCCGCTACGGCGCCTTCGCGGAGATCATGCTGGAGGGAACGGACGGGGCACCCATTACGGCCGTCAGGACACCGGACGGCACGCTCGTCGAAGACCGGCGCGGCGCCTCCTTTCAGGTTCCGGACGGCGTGGTGATGCCTGCGTTCTTGCGGGAACGCCTTGATCAGCTCAGCGCCTTGAGCCGTGTGGAGATGCCGTACGAGGACATCCGTCCCTTGCACTATTCGAATGGCGGCGGGGTCTACGTGGGGAAGGACCCGCGCACGGGTGAGCAGGTCGTGCTGAAGGAAGCCCGTCCATACGCGGCGGTCGACAGCAGGGGGCTGGACGCGGTCGCCCGTCTCCGGCACGAGCACACCATGCTGCTCAAGGCCCAGGAGACGGACCATTCCCCCCGCGTGCACGACTATCTGACCCTGTGGGAGCACCACTTCTTGGTGCAGGAGTACGTCGAGGGCCAGACGCTGGGGACCGCCGTCCTGAGCCGGTATCCAGGGCATGGACTCGGCCAGGGCGAGCGGATGGACGTGAGCACGTACACGCAATGGGCCACGGAGAGCGTGTCGGCCGTGGAGGGTGCGCTCTCCGCCCTGCACGACGCCGGGATCGTCTTCGGCGACGTGCACCCACAAAACATCATCGTCCGTCCGGACGGGCGTTACATCTTCATCGACTTTGAAGCTGCCCACCCCGTGGGGACCCCCCGAACGGGCCTGGCTGGTGCTGCCGGCTTCGCCGCACCGGCGGGCACCGAGGGCGTGGCTATCGACGACCATGGACTCGCGGCGGTGAAGCTGTACCACTTCGCGCCCTTCCTGGCGCTCAGTCCTCTGGACGTCCGCAAGTCCGACGAGTTCGCCACCTGGGCGCAGGAACGCTTCCCGCTTCCCGCAGGCTTCACCCGGTCGGCGGCCTCCACCCTGCGGCAGGGGAAGCCAGAGGCCGACTCTGACGGTCCTGACCTGCGCACGGCTTCCCCTGCCGAGCATGCGGAACTGGTGGCCCGCGCGGTGAGGAGCTCCGCCACGCCGACTCGCGCCGACCGCCTGTTCCCCGGTCCCCCGACGGGGCTGGGCAACATGGGCGGAGTCTGCCTGCGTGAGGGTGCTGCCGGCGTCCTCTACGCCCTCCACGCGACGGGACAGCCCCTGGAGGAGGAGTGGATCGACTGGCTGAGCACCACCATGCGGACGCTGAAGGGATCGACCGTTCACGGGCTGTTCGCCGGGGTGCACGGAGCGGCCACCGTGCTGGACCTCCTGGGGCGGCGCGAGCAGGCAGCCCGGCTCGTGGAGAGGACCCTGTCCGGGAAGGCCCCCACGACCCTCAGTCTCTACTCTGGCCTGCCCGGTGTCGGACTGTCGCTTCTCGGGTTCCAGGCCCGGACCGGGGACAGCGCCTACCTGACCGCGGCCGGGGAGTATGGCGACCGGGTCGTCGCCGCCCTGGAACGGGAGGACGAACAGGGCCTCGGTCTTGCGGCAGGCAGAGCCGCAGCAGCCCTCTTCCTCGTTCGTCTTTACGAGCGCATCGGCGACAAGGCGTACCTCCACTCTGCGGGGAAGGCGCTCGACGCGGAGATCGCGCGCATCGGTTTGGACCCGGAGAGCGAGGCGGCGAAGGAACTCTCCCCGACTCTGGGAACCGGAGTGGCGGGAACGGCCCTGGCCCTGAATGCGTGGCTTGCCCACCAGCACGACGTCGTCAAGGCGGCTGCTCTGTCGCGCTGCCGCCGGGCCGTGCGCGACGGGTTCCAGCTAGCGCCGGGCCTCCTGTCGGGGGCCGCGGGGCAGTTGTATACGCTTTCTGTTCTGGGGCACCAGGACGACCGCCCGGCTGTCGAGGATCTCGCACGTAACATCTGGCGGTTTTCCGTCCCCTTCGGCAACGGTGCTGCCTTCCCCTACGAGAACTTGTTCCGGCTGTCCATGTGCCTCGGCGCAGGGAGCACGGGCGTCCTCCTCGCCCTCGAAAGTGCCCGCCGGCACGTCGACCTGCTCGCCCCACTTCTGGGCGGGCCATCCACCGGCATCGCCCCGCAATGA
- a CDS encoding class III lanthipeptide, giving the protein MLNILDLQELKGDVDDHAQVAATTTTVTTTITITTWTTS; this is encoded by the coding sequence ATGCTGAACATTCTTGACCTGCAGGAACTCAAGGGCGACGTTGACGACCACGCGCAGGTCGCGGCGACTACCACCACGGTCACCACCACGATCACCATCACGACCTGGACGACCAGCTGA
- a CDS encoding class I SAM-dependent methyltransferase, with product MEITDDSGYGAQFDGWYDRLYPKDASADSLAQRLADLHPEPTAGTVEFGVGTGRVAIPLSNLVGEILGIDSSPEMLKGLARDDRSHFVRSELGDIRKYASGRRFGLVYAVCGTFSQLRTKQDQQQAVVQAAKLLIPGGRLVIETHNKDAIIAAHEGRSRETFFFPYPEPNTGVQMHSTLLPGGEIWHCSNIWFESDGTTRIGSEISRLTSVAEIDDYAKFAELEKENQWSNWEGAPLKDSSPMVIATYMKPGEARNIQSTG from the coding sequence ATGGAAATTACCGACGACAGTGGATACGGTGCACAATTTGATGGATGGTATGATCGACTGTATCCGAAAGATGCAAGCGCAGATAGCCTCGCGCAAAGACTTGCGGACTTGCATCCCGAACCCACCGCTGGCACTGTAGAGTTTGGTGTAGGTACAGGGCGTGTCGCTATACCTCTGTCGAATCTAGTCGGGGAAATCCTCGGAATCGACTCCTCGCCAGAGATGTTGAAAGGGCTCGCGAGGGACGACAGGTCTCACTTTGTGCGCTCGGAACTCGGTGATATTCGAAAGTATGCTTCAGGCAGGCGTTTCGGTCTCGTCTATGCCGTTTGTGGGACGTTTTCTCAGCTTCGGACAAAACAAGACCAGCAGCAAGCGGTGGTTCAAGCGGCCAAGCTCCTGATTCCAGGAGGCCGCCTGGTCATAGAGACACATAATAAGGATGCCATCATTGCTGCGCACGAGGGGAGAAGTCGTGAAACATTCTTCTTTCCCTATCCGGAACCGAATACTGGCGTTCAGATGCACAGCACACTGCTTCCCGGGGGAGAGATTTGGCATTGCTCGAACATATGGTTCGAGAGTGACGGCACGACCCGCATCGGGTCTGAAATATCGCGCCTTACTTCCGTGGCCGAAATTGACGACTACGCAAAGTTTGCGGAACTGGAAAAAGAAAATCAGTGGTCGAATTGGGAGGGTGCACCCCTGAAAGATTCTTCTCCCATGGTTATCGCGACATATATGAAGCCTGGCGAGGCGCGCAACATCCAGAGTACTGGATGA